In a single window of the Elaeis guineensis isolate ETL-2024a chromosome 6, EG11, whole genome shotgun sequence genome:
- the LOC105047794 gene encoding uncharacterized protein: protein MTCIKRWTVTYTKHMKQKRKIYQDGVLEQSASGNKVMLYDDSEKLIDSRFLKKDEVVECGRTLTMEAHLVDIGDPEANHKPLTNLNISGIDKKLNEVADIQGQNENRKSMLQSTRPNKVSNTINCNIRDNKKNTLDSRLPQKHSVAIPSSIKVSKKTEFGSSGARQTHPNTTHMPLKEWNVLYTTQITQKAKRYHDGILRLAPCGSHNNQIFLLDEDGAVLNSKFLKSAENVKKGSKIELSNYLVEVCDPRTLLEEGLHQGRLEKVACSSCSSDNKFTINMENLSDMVLPIEDLQKGHAEQVIGSIGSNIWKSANCRRLLNDESLRDASQILSVLQKPLPKENGDQRKLPVDQAHSSPSSDHSLLDVQRLTKELSVPETNFVRETVGDKHDHDSAGGAAETSISGSPFVNFEASQEVHTSSIIVAVDTDSEKKLPSDGCSSPCNQLSGQVAPKSSATIMVMESTDESNAGMTVSTAGSRVLDAHPCTSFRMSQGIASNNSSADNDRSPGMNAAGVLDVYSMRYEAIDQICTENKKDGTFGGAYMLDGSEARNATSTNSECQRSTIMFPDVDEMPTFDLGF from the exons ATGACTTGCATTAAGAGATGGACTGTGACCTATACAAAGCATATGAAGCAGAAGAGAAAAATTTATCAGGATGGGGTATTGGAGCAAAGTGCTTCAGGTAACAAG GTAATGTTGTATGATGACAGTGAGAAACTCATAGATAGCAGGTTTCTGAAGAAAGACGAGGTGGTTGAATGTGGCAGAACGCTGACCATGGAAGCCCATCTTGTTGATATTGGAGATCCCGAAGCAAATCACAAACCTCTTACAAATTTAAATATCAGTGGAATAGATAAGAAATTAAATGAAGTGGCTGACATTCAGGGACAAAATG AAAACAGAAAAAGCATGTTGCAGAGTACACGACCGAACAAAGTTTCAAATACGATAAATTGCAACATCAGAG ATAACAAGAAAAACACATTGGATAGTAGACTACCACAGAAACATTCCGTTGCCATACCAAGCAGCATTAAAG TGAGCAAGAAGACTGAATTTGGTAGCTCTGGAGCACGACAAACTCATCCAAATACAACACATATGCCATTAAAAG AATGGAATGTCTTGTATACCACACAAATTACTCAAAAGGCAAAAAGATATCATGACGGCATCTTGCGACTTGCACCTTGTGGTTCTCATAACAACCAG ATTTTCTTATTGGATGAAGATGGTGCAGTACTGAACAGCAAGTTCCTCAAGTCAGCTGAAAATGTGAAAAAAGGCAGCAAGATTGAGTTGTCCAACTATCTGGTTGAAGTTTGCGATCCACGAACTTTACTGGAAG AAGGTCTGCATCAGGGTCGTTTAGAGAAAGTTGCATGCTCTAGCTGCTCTAGTGACAACAAATTCACAATTAATATGGAAAATCTTAGTGACATGGTGCTGCCTATTG AAGATTTGCAAAAGGGTCATGCAGAGCAAGTTATAGGTTCTATTGGCTCAAATATTTGGAAGTCTGCGAATTGTAGAAGGCTGTTAAATGATGAGTCACTGCGTGATG CCTCTCAAATTCTTTCTGTTCTTCAAAAGCCATTGCCAAAAGAGAATGGGGACCAAAGAAAGCTGCCAGTAGATCAAGCTCATTCATCACCATCTTCGGACCACAGCTTATTGGATGTACAAAGACTTACCAAGGAGCTTAGTGTGCCGGAGACGAATTTTGTGAGGGAAACTGTTGGTGACAAACATGACCATGACTCTGCTGGAGGTGCTGCTGAAACTTCTATATCAGGAAGTCCCTTTGTAAATTTTGAAGCTTCTCAGGAAGTTCATACTTCAAGCATTATCGTTGCAGTGGACACTGATAGTGAAAAGAAATTGCCATCAGATGGTTGTTCGTCTCCTTGCAATCAGTTATCTGG GCAAGTGGCACCAAAAAGTTCTGCAACCATAATGGTTATGGAGTCTACTGACGAAAGCAATGCGGGCATGACAGTTTCCACAGCAGGATCCAGAGTCTTGGATGCTCATCCTTGCACTTCGTTCAGGATGAGTCAAGGAATTGCATCCAATAATAGTAGTGCTGATAAtgataggagtccag GAATGAATGCTGCTGGCGTCTTGGATGTCTATAGCATGAGATATGAAGCTATAGATCAG ATCTGTACCGAGAACAAAAAAGACGGGACATTTGGAGGGGCCTACATGTTGGACGGATCAGAAGCTCGGAACGCGACAAGCACGAATTCCGAGTGTCAGCGCTCGACAATTATGTTCCCTGATGTGGACGAAATGCCTACGTTTGATTTGGGTTTCTAA